The following proteins are encoded in a genomic region of Sebastes fasciatus isolate fSebFas1 chromosome 12, fSebFas1.pri, whole genome shotgun sequence:
- the LOC141779760 gene encoding fucolectin-1-like, translating to MLWSLLFISLIALCNAEDETELNGTTSQSTDYKGPADVPYVSTRAIDGNQTRCAHTRNEINSWWRIDLLGVYTISSIRIYNVEHHNSNITGSRIYIGNSREENGTTNRICKNITYFKKGHWNNFTCNTNLSGRYITVFHPEQNILVLCEVKIFGTKKESPFHLVRENKTWEDALYHCREQDKDLASIVDEDTQAWAELHAKDADTHFVWLGLRYTCTLGFWFWVDDQRVDFTRWGQNGKEEQCEMSGVMKKHEDHLWFSKPDYETYNFICAEI from the exons ATGCTGTGGAGTCTATTGTTCATCTCTCTGATCG CTCTCTGCAACGCAGAAGatgaaactgaactgaatggGACAACATCCCAGTCAACAGACTACAAAGGGCCAGCTGATGTCCCATACGTTTCTACAAGAGCAATTGATGGGAATCAGACGAGATGTGCTCACACCCGTAACGAGATCAACTCCTGGTGGAGAATTGACTTGCTGGGTGTCTACACAATTTCTTCTATCAGGATCTACAACGTTGAACATCATAATTCTAATATAACCGGTTCTCGGATCTACATTGGGAACTCTCGTGAGGAGAACGGTACCACCAACCGCAT aTGTAAAAACATCACATACTTCAAGAAAGGCCATTGGAATAACTTTACTTGTAATACAAACTTGTCAGGACGCTACATCACTGTGTTCCACCCGGAACAAAACATTTTAGTTCTGTGTGAAGTGAAGATCTTCGGCACAAAAAAAG aATCACCCTTTCACCTGGTCAGAGAGAACAAGACGTGGGAAGATGCCCTGTACCACTGCAGGGAACAAGACAAGGACCTGGCTTCCATTGTTGACGAAGACACCCAGGCCTGGGCTGAGTTGCATGCCAAGGATGCCGACACTCACTTTGTGTGGCTGGGTCTTCGCTACACCTGCACCCTCGGGTTCTGGTTCTGGGTCGATGATCAGCGCGTAGACTTTACTCGCTGGGGTCAAAACGGTAAGGAAGAGCAGTGTGAGATGAGTGGTGTCATGAAGAAACATGAGGACCATCTCTGGTTCAGCAAGCCTGACTACGAGACGTATAATTTCATCTGCGCAGAGATATAG
- the zhx1 gene encoding zinc fingers and homeoboxes protein 1 — MSSRRKSTTPCMVLPSDVVEQEEVEEKTERTKEEEAEEEEEEGKMKEVAEDGPTAEELGQAVVVVPTPPDTNEPGVSTVEDSEVLHPSLKRCATNPPEDPSSDQPTQEQPCDTPEEGGADPAAVVAISLSKTPIMRMKTKSEPKRIAVSLKSTDEAVEGLGGGGEGEVGGDQEPIEAPLGPMTPVEMLLRDSMKLGGGGLLVSPYSEQQRKSATLNPTVLPAGLAQVLSAFQAQQSAAAAAAAAQPQLLIPLSSIPSYSAAMDTNPLLGSTYKKFPYPSMAEISSLAAQTQFTEEQIKVWFSAQRLKHGVSWTPEEVEEARRKQFNGTVHTVPQTITVIPAHQLSAAANGLQSILQTCQIVGQPGLVFTQVGPGGHLPVTSPITLTVAGLPSQSQSCSRVSCQPTLTNSELKRATTVQPPSLSPQENSALSADTFSLRPKKSKEQLAELKASYLKNHFVTDAEISRLMKLTNLTKGEIKKWFSDTRYNQRNSKNSNVIVFHDGGGRGNGGCGSSASTTIIIDSSDETPTSPHPSPRTPPVREKESRPKTWNPFPDFTLQKFKEKTPEQLVVLEESFENGSTPSDEELSRLRTETKLTRREIDAWFTERRKMPSISTSSPDSSEGGKMEAGGASSSPSASTSRRGSQTPPGGRSINKDMKDKSKKTPEQLHILKSAFVRTQWPTPEEYDQLAEESGLPRSYIVSWFGDSRYSWKNSNLKWFFQYQGGNTEGPNGGGSNKMGSGTGRKRRGRNRGWGRSRTRKQPRRSASSSADVDQCPPSKKFKTGREILKEYYMKHRFLNEQDLDELVTKTNMSYEQVREWFAEVQRRLETGADPFQEAIAGRTDGDEAGKAGEEQGEASTPAEEQTGAGVGDEDEDEGEEEDDGEDTDDSEVWEPSRSVRKSLSVSED; from the exons ATGTCGAGCCGCCGGAAATCGACTACACCTTGCATGGTGCTACCCTCTGATGTGGTTGAgcaggaagaggtggaggagaaaacagaaaggacaaaggaggaagaggcagaggaggaggaggaggaggggaagatgAAGGAGGTAGCGGAGGACGGGCCGACTGCAGAGGAGCTGGGTCAGGCGGTAGTTGTTGTCCCCACACCTCCAGATACAA aTGAGCCCGGTGTCTCTACCGTAGAAGACAGCGAAGTCCTCCATCCCTCACTAAAGCGCTGCGCCACAAACCCTCCTGAGGATCCGAGCAGCGACCAGCCGACCCAGGAACAACCGTGTGACACGCCTGAGGAGGGAGGGGCAGACCCTGCCGCGGTGGTGGCCATTTCCCTCAGCAAGACCCCCATCATGAGGATGAAGACCAAATCTGAACCCAAGAGGATCGCCGTGTCCCTGAAATCGACAGACGAGGCAGTTGAGGGTCTCGGAGGTGGTGGCGAGGGAGAGGTGGGAGGAGATCAGGAGCCCATCGAAGCTCCTCTGGGGCCGATGACGCCCGTGGAGATGCTGCTGCGCGACTCCATGAAGCTCGGGGGAGGCGGCTTGCTGGTCAGCCCATactcagagcagcagaggaaaTCGGCCACTTTAAACCCCACAGTTCTGCCTGCTGGCCTGGCACAG GTGCTTTCTGCTTTCCAGGCCCAgcagagtgcagcagcagcagcggcagcagctcAGCCTCAGCTGCTCATTCCCCTCAGCAGCATCCCATCCTACAGTGCAGCTATGGACACCAACCCCCTGCTGGGCAGCACGTACAAGAAGTTTCCTTACCCCTCCATGGCCGAGATCAGCAGCCTGGCAGCACAGACGCAGTTCACAGAGGAGCAGATCAAG GTGTGGTTCTCAGCCCAGCGGCTGAAGCACGGTGTGAGCTGGACTccggaggaagtggaggaggcCAGGAGGAAACAGTTTAATGGCACGGTGCACACTGTGCCTCAGACCATCACTGTCATACCTGCTCACCAGCTCTCAGCTGCTGCCAACGGCCTGCAGTCCATTCTTCAGACCTGCCAGATAGTGGGCCAGCCCGGCCTGGTGTTCACACAG GTCGGCCCAGGGGGGCACCTTCCAGTGACCAGTCCCATCACTCTGACAGTGGCGGGGCTGCCCAGCCAGTCCCAGAGCTGCAGCAGAGTTTCCTGCCAGCCCACCCTGacaaacagtgagctgaaacGGGCTACCACTGTCcagcctccctctctttctcctcag GAGAACTCGGCCCTCAGCGCTGACACGTTCAGTTTGCGACCCAAGAAGTCCAAAGAGCAGCTGGCAGAGCTGAAAGCCAGCTACCTGAAAAACCACTTTGTCACCGATGCAGAAATTTCCCGGCTGATGAAGCTCACCAACCTCACAAAGGGAGAGATCAAGAAATGGTTCAGTGACACCAGGTACAACCAGCGCAACTCCAAGAACAGCAACGTCATTGTTTTCCACGACGGAGGGGGCCGAGGAAATGGCGGCTGTGGTAGCAGTGCTAGCACCACCATTATTATTGACTCTAGCGACGAGACCCCCACGTCTCCCCATCCTAGTCCACGCACTCCTCCCGTAAGGGAGAAGGAGTCACGGCCCAAAACATGGAATCCTTTCCCAGATTTCACCCTGCAGAAGTTTAAGGAGAAGACTCCAGAGCAGCTGGTGGTGCTGGAGGAAAGTTTCGAGAATGGCAGCACCCCATCAGATGAAGAACTGAGCCGCCTGAGGACAGAGACTAAACTGACGCGGAGGGAGATTGATGCCTGGTTCACTGAGAGACGAAAAATGCCATCTATCAGTACTTCCTCCCCGGATTCTTCAGAGGGAGGAAAGATGGAGGCAGGAGGAGCCAGTTCTTCTCCGTCTGCCTCCACGTCTCGTAGAGGTAGTCAAACTCCCCCCGGCGGTCGCAGCATCAACAAAGACATGAAAGATAAGAGTAAAAAGACTCCGGAGCAGCTCCATATTCTGAAAAGTGCCTTTGTGCGGACCCAGTGGCCCACACCAGAGGAGTACGACCAGCTGGCAGAAGAGAGCGGCCTCCCTCGGTCCTACATCGTCAGCTGGTTCGGGGACTCTCGGTACTCGTGGAAGAACAGCAACCTGAAATGGTTCTTCCAGTACCAAGGTGGCAACACGGAAGGGCCAAACGGGGGAGGAAGCAATAAAATGGGAAGCGGCACCGGTCGGAAAAGACGCGGCCGAAATCGTGGTTGGGGCCGGTCCCGAACCAGAAAGCAGCCGAGAAGGTCTGCCTCCTCCAGCGCAGATGTCGATCAATGTCCCCCGTCAAAGAAATTCAAGACCGGGAGGGAGATTCTGAAGGAGTACTACATGAAGCACCGTTTTCTCAATGAGCAAGACCTGGATGAGCTGGTCACCAAGACCAACATGAGCTACGAACAG GTGAGGGAGTGGTTCGCCGAGGTCCAGCGACGCTTGGAGACGGGGGCTGATCCCTTCCAGGAGGCGATCGCAGGAAGGACGGACGGAGACGAAGCAGGAAAGGCAGGGGAGGAGCAGGGAGAGGCGTCTACGCCCGCCGAGGAGCAGACCGGCGCGGGGGTGGGAGACGAGGATGAAGacgaaggagaagaggaggacgacGGCGAAGATACGGACGACAGTGAGGTTTGGGAGCCGTCACGTAGCGTCAGGAAATCCTTGTCAGTCTCTGAAGACTAA